From the genome of Schaalia dentiphila ATCC 17982, one region includes:
- a CDS encoding N-acetylmuramoyl-L-alanine amidase family protein has product MRPINLHRSVMAALGAAALVVGPLAPAYAFPAVSSQGGEPVGVAAEVPMGEPTADPTAEPTPDPAPTPDPAPTPEPAPTPDPAPTPEPAPAPKPSWKMDSVGWWYDLDNGSYARDEKRDIDGATYRFNGSGYMVTGWYNLGGAWEYFAPSGAQVRGWANVSGTWYFLDPQSGVMRTGWITVDGTWYYLGASGAMATGWLNQGGTWYYFGASGAMVRGWSAIGGSWYYFNESGAMVTGWLSQGGSWYFLNSSGVMKTGWLSQGGTWFYLNGSGVMVSGWNAIGDSWYYFNESGAMVTGWLSQGGSWYYLNASGVMVTGTQWIGGERHWFYDSGAWWGLYPVASAGNGSGGADVATGNRYKAICHDGSESFSSPGASDYRGMCAGHGGIAYKLGYGW; this is encoded by the coding sequence ATGCGACCCATCAATCTGCACAGGAGCGTGATGGCGGCCCTTGGTGCTGCCGCCCTTGTTGTTGGTCCGTTGGCTCCCGCTTATGCCTTCCCAGCCGTCTCGAGCCAAGGCGGTGAGCCTGTGGGCGTCGCCGCCGAGGTCCCGATGGGGGAGCCGACGGCGGATCCCACCGCTGAACCTACCCCGGATCCAGCCCCCACCCCGGATCCGGCCCCCACCCCGGAACCGGCCCCCACCCCGGATCCAGCCCCCACCCCGGAACCGGCCCCCGCGCCGAAGCCCTCGTGGAAGATGGATTCGGTGGGCTGGTGGTACGACCTGGACAATGGGTCGTACGCACGTGATGAAAAGCGTGACATTGATGGGGCAACATACCGATTCAACGGTAGCGGATACATGGTGACCGGATGGTACAACCTTGGGGGAGCGTGGGAGTACTTTGCGCCCTCGGGTGCTCAGGTGCGTGGATGGGCCAACGTGTCGGGAACCTGGTACTTCCTGGACCCGCAGAGCGGAGTGATGCGTACTGGCTGGATCACGGTCGATGGCACTTGGTACTACCTGGGTGCCTCTGGTGCGATGGCGACTGGCTGGCTGAACCAGGGCGGTACCTGGTATTACTTCGGTGCTTCGGGCGCGATGGTGCGCGGATGGAGTGCGATCGGTGGTTCCTGGTACTACTTCAATGAGTCCGGCGCGATGGTCACCGGTTGGCTCAGCCAGGGAGGCTCCTGGTACTTCCTGAACTCCTCCGGCGTCATGAAGACCGGCTGGCTCAGCCAGGGCGGTACCTGGTTCTACCTGAACGGCTCGGGCGTCATGGTGAGTGGTTGGAACGCGATCGGTGATTCCTGGTACTACTTCAATGAGTCTGGCGCGATGGTCACCGGCTGGCTCAGCCAGGGAGGCTCCTGGTACTACCTGAACGCGTCCGGCGTCATGGTGACAGGTACTCAGTGGATCGGCGGCGAGCGCCACTGGTTCTACGACTCGGGCGCATGGTGGGGCCTGTACCCGGTCGCCTCGGCAGGCAATGGATCGGGAGGGGCGGATGTCGCAACCGGCAATCGCTACAAGGCAATCTGTCACGATGGGTCTGAGAGCTTCTCGTCTCCGGGGGCTTCTGACTATCGGGGTATGTGTGCCGGGCACGGAGGAATTGCATACAAGCTTGGGTATGGTTGGTGA
- a CDS encoding CAP domain-containing protein, with translation MSFQLTRTHMSVVLAATTIAAALVVIPTLAEGNATTSDAFCNALSGVEGRIAAEYNPLLASYAAAAAGNSATPALDPAHESELRAALADAQAALEAAKQSALEPATSAGEAASAADTASRGLDWVDWSQVDDATQARIIEALVIQKMNAYRANAGLPELVVSDTVTTDARAWSKHMSDHDDFNHDPDYKYFGSGKLDGGDTTYAGENIAYNHRENFGDKWGAYGTSKNPMQAADALFDQWKNYSGHDKNMLAQNNVVGVGVHIAKHGNFTRIYGTQKFYAVTGGSPNVSRFHTTGDTASAYGFDGAAFNADSTNYVSGLAGGGDAQRANSWQNKVGSLPGVALPVDVSSLPANAGSAAPATSMPAPADTAPSAERQQAVIDTQASVNAAQAALDEYLASAEERKPVTSLADIDAELDRVAESIASQTAVRPEKDGGVTLQGGENAGRYLTATEYRDALTRCTTLSVEQDGNNLSVGDGVDSTPDQQAPSDETPALANGDENPSVGQEPGQTPAPSVSSAAPSAPANGGGDPASEPSAPANGDGNPSVTPSAPANGDGNPSVTPSAPANGDATPAAPETSTPADDQGAVTARLDITLSADPTQASVPAAQDASTPTQARADALAATGASSVWVGVGAVAVLVAGAGAVVASRRAKR, from the coding sequence ATGTCGTTCCAGCTCACTCGTACGCACATGTCCGTGGTCCTCGCTGCAACCACGATCGCAGCTGCCCTCGTCGTCATCCCCACTCTCGCTGAGGGAAACGCGACGACCAGCGACGCGTTCTGCAACGCCCTGTCGGGGGTGGAAGGTCGTATCGCCGCTGAATACAATCCGCTTCTGGCGAGCTACGCCGCCGCAGCCGCGGGTAACTCTGCGACTCCCGCCCTGGACCCCGCCCATGAGTCCGAGCTGCGAGCTGCCCTCGCCGATGCGCAGGCTGCACTCGAGGCTGCGAAGCAGAGTGCCCTTGAGCCCGCAACGTCCGCCGGTGAGGCTGCGTCTGCAGCGGATACTGCGAGCCGTGGCCTCGACTGGGTCGACTGGTCCCAGGTCGACGACGCCACCCAGGCGCGCATCATCGAGGCTCTCGTCATTCAGAAGATGAACGCCTACCGAGCCAACGCTGGCCTGCCCGAGCTGGTTGTCTCCGATACGGTGACCACCGACGCTCGCGCGTGGAGCAAGCACATGTCGGACCATGATGACTTCAACCACGACCCGGACTACAAGTACTTCGGCTCGGGCAAGCTCGACGGCGGTGACACGACCTACGCCGGTGAGAACATCGCCTACAACCATCGAGAGAACTTCGGCGACAAGTGGGGCGCCTATGGCACCTCCAAGAATCCGATGCAGGCGGCGGACGCGCTCTTCGATCAGTGGAAGAACTACTCTGGCCACGACAAGAACATGCTGGCCCAGAACAACGTTGTTGGCGTCGGCGTGCATATCGCGAAGCACGGTAACTTTACGCGTATCTACGGCACTCAGAAGTTCTACGCCGTCACCGGCGGCTCGCCCAACGTGTCGCGCTTCCACACGACTGGCGATACTGCGTCCGCGTACGGCTTCGACGGAGCCGCTTTCAACGCCGACAGCACCAACTACGTCTCCGGCCTCGCGGGTGGCGGCGACGCGCAGCGCGCCAACTCCTGGCAGAACAAGGTGGGTTCCCTTCCCGGTGTCGCCCTCCCCGTTGACGTGTCGAGCCTCCCCGCAAACGCTGGATCTGCTGCGCCCGCGACCTCGATGCCCGCACCCGCTGACACCGCACCCTCTGCTGAGCGTCAGCAGGCCGTGATCGACACGCAGGCATCTGTCAACGCCGCTCAGGCTGCTCTGGACGAGTATCTGGCCTCGGCTGAGGAAAGGAAGCCCGTCACCTCTCTCGCGGATATCGACGCTGAGCTTGATCGTGTCGCGGAGTCCATTGCATCCCAGACCGCCGTGCGCCCCGAAAAGGATGGTGGCGTCACGCTGCAGGGTGGCGAGAACGCTGGCCGCTACTTGACCGCCACCGAGTATCGCGATGCCCTCACGCGTTGCACGACCCTCTCTGTCGAGCAGGATGGCAACAACCTCTCCGTGGGTGACGGGGTAGATTCGACGCCGGATCAGCAGGCCCCGTCGGATGAGACACCCGCGCTCGCGAACGGCGATGAGAACCCCTCCGTGGGCCAGGAGCCCGGTCAGACGCCCGCTCCTTCCGTTTCGTCTGCTGCCCCCTCCGCTCCCGCAAACGGTGGTGGCGACCCGGCTTCGGAGCCCTCAGCTCCCGCCAACGGTGATGGCAACCCGTCTGTCACGCCTTCCGCCCCCGCGAACGGTGATGGCAACCCGTCTGTCACGCCTTCCGCCCCCGCGAACGGTGATGCCACCCCGGCTGCACCTGAGACGAGCACTCCCGCCGACGATCAGGGCGCGGTGACCGCTCGCCTCGACATTACCCTGAGTGCTGATCCGACGCAGGCATCCGTCCCCGCAGCCCAGGATGCTTCCACCCCGACGCAGGCGCGCGCTGATGCCCTCGCAGCGACCGGTGCATCCTCCGTGTGGGTGGGCGTGGGAGCCGTCGCGGTTCTGGTCGCTGGAGCCGGTGCGGTTGTCGCATCGCGTCGAGCCAAACGCTGA